The DNA sequence GCCGGCTTCTCCTTCCACGGGTCGGCGGAGGATTTCCCCAGGATCGTCGACGACTACGACTGGACCTTCTGCCAGATCCAGTACAACTACCTGGACACGGGGAACCAGGCGGGGACCGCCGGCCTGGAGTACGCCGCGTCGAAAAGGCTGGCGGTGATGATCATGGAGCCGCTTCGCGGCGGCAACCTCTCCAAGCCCCCGCCGCCGTCGGTGAAAAAGATCTGGGAGCGGGCGGAGCGCCGGCGGACGCCGGCGGAGTGGTCCCTTCGCTGGATCTGGAACCGGCCGGAGGTGACCACGGTCCTCTCGGGGATGAACGTGGACGCGCACATCGACGAGAACCTGGCGGTCGCGGCCGAGGCGGAGCCGGACTCCCTCGGCGAGGGCGAGCTGCGGCTGGTCGACGAGGCGGCGGCGGAATTCCGGCGGGCCATGAAGGTCGGCTGCACCGGCTGCCAGTACTGCATGCCCTGTCCCGCGGGCGTGAACATCCCTTCCTGTTTCGACTACTACAACTCCCGGCACGCCTTTCGGGATCGCCGCGCCCGGATGACCTACCTGCTGATGAACGGCGTCACCACCGACAAGCCGACGATGGCTTCACAGTGCGTGCGCTGCGGCCAATGCGTCGACAAGTGTCCCCAGAACATCCCGATCCCGGACCGGCTCGCCGACGTGGCGAGGGACATGGAAGGTCCCTTCACGGGGATGTGGATCCGGCTGATCAAGAAGGTGATGATGAGGAGGGGACGAAGGGGAAGGCGGTCGGATTAACGGCGGCCGGAGAGGCGTTTCTTCTCGAAGAAAGGAAGGGCGGATGCGACTCGGCGCGTTTTCGATCAGTCTGGCGGTGAAGGATCTGGAGGCGTCCCGCGCGTTCTACGAGAAGCTCGGATTCGACGTCTTCGGGGGCGACGCCTCGCAAAACTGGCTCATCCTGAAGAACGGCGACGCCCTGATCGGGCTCTTCCAGGGAATGTTCGACAGGAACATCCTCACCTTCAACCCGGGATGGGACCAGAACGCGAACGA is a window from the Candidatus Eisenbacteria bacterium genome containing:
- a CDS encoding aldo/keto reductase, with the protein product MLYREVPKNGERLSVLGYGCMRFPGRMQRIDEKLAERQILRAMDRGVNYYDTAYPYHGGRSEPFLGKVLERNGRRDDVKIATKLPHWLTGSKEEMDGILAEQMDRLRTDRIDYYLVHALNGELWEKAKKHGVIEFLEGALADGRIRNAGFSFHGSAEDFPRIVDDYDWTFCQIQYNYLDTGNQAGTAGLEYAASKRLAVMIMEPLRGGNLSKPPPPSVKKIWERAERRRTPAEWSLRWIWNRPEVTTVLSGMNVDAHIDENLAVAAEAEPDSLGEGELRLVDEAAAEFRRAMKVGCTGCQYCMPCPAGVNIPSCFDYYNSRHAFRDRRARMTYLLMNGVTTDKPTMASQCVRCGQCVDKCPQNIPIPDRLADVARDMEGPFTGMWIRLIKKVMMRRGRRGRRSD
- a CDS encoding VOC family protein; this encodes MRLGAFSISLAVKDLEASRAFYEKLGFDVFGGDASQNWLILKNGDALIGLFQGMFDRNILTFNPGWDQNANELESFGDVREIQRRLKEEGVSLEREADESGSGPASLVVVDPDGNPILVDQHL